In a genomic window of Maricaulis maris MCS10:
- a CDS encoding Gfo/Idh/MocA family protein — protein sequence MTSNSRILRTGVVGAGVFGGFHASKYAANDRVELVGVYEPDLERARALAEKHGAKGFDNFADFLSGVDAITVASPAVHHFEAAATALALGKHVLVEKPIASSVEEARELIALASRHGCVLQVGHQERFVFNAMGLFAVGATPKKITASRMGPPSERCLDVSVTLDLMIHDLDLVIALSGSAVKSVTGEVDKGRFGHPDVARAKLVFDNGCEADLTASRVHHERDRKMRVEYETGVLDIDFVAKTFENSTPYDLNPDFADDPAARDSLGANVSAFIASVLDGAPVAVPGIAGLRALDAARAIDGARTYGS from the coding sequence ATGACATCCAATTCTCGCATCCTGCGGACCGGCGTCGTCGGCGCCGGCGTGTTCGGCGGCTTCCATGCCTCGAAATATGCAGCCAATGACCGGGTTGAGCTTGTCGGTGTCTATGAACCGGATCTGGAGCGGGCCCGCGCGCTGGCCGAAAAGCATGGTGCCAAGGGGTTCGACAATTTCGCGGATTTCCTGTCCGGCGTGGATGCGATCACGGTTGCCAGTCCGGCGGTGCATCACTTCGAAGCGGCGGCCACGGCGCTCGCCCTGGGCAAGCATGTCCTGGTCGAAAAGCCGATCGCATCCTCGGTCGAAGAGGCCCGCGAGCTGATAGCGCTGGCCTCCAGGCATGGCTGTGTGCTCCAGGTCGGTCACCAGGAACGTTTCGTGTTCAACGCCATGGGCCTGTTCGCCGTCGGCGCCACGCCGAAGAAGATCACAGCCAGCCGCATGGGGCCGCCGTCCGAGCGCTGCCTTGATGTCTCGGTGACGCTCGACCTGATGATCCACGATCTGGACCTGGTGATTGCCCTGTCGGGAAGTGCGGTCAAATCGGTCACGGGCGAGGTCGACAAGGGCCGTTTCGGTCACCCGGATGTCGCCCGGGCGAAGTTGGTGTTCGACAATGGCTGCGAGGCCGACCTGACCGCCAGCCGGGTCCATCACGAGCGCGATCGCAAGATGCGCGTCGAATATGAAACCGGTGTGCTGGACATCGATTTCGTCGCCAAGACGTTTGAAAACTCCACCCCCTACGATCTCAATCCCGACTTCGCCGATGACCCGGCCGCCCGGGATTCCCTCGGGGCCAATGTCTCTGCCTTCATTGCCTCGGTCCTCGATGGCGCCCCGGTCGCCGTGCCGGGAATTGCCGGCCTGCGGGCGCTGGACGCGGCCCGGGCGATCGACGGGGCACGGACCTATGGCTCCTGA
- a CDS encoding DUF3667 domain-containing protein yields the protein MTETQGNQEGPGNQEGSGKREGDTPLDSLSIAVFDVDARIFRTMRDYFLKPVTVATAGIERDYTRYLSPIRVFIALFSFQFVAAALFGTPVTATIESMTATDPDIDVAAWLATTRMDFDTPLTLERVESELRAVQSLTLWPLTVLSSLPYLIALKLFRPSFPIWGHVQIYLTVTNVSFIVMIALIPLHTMGGAGMAIGMGIALTVFYVYAGILLARLYGKSVTALILRLAGLVALLPITMLITMIGTYITIDWVLGNSFGLDLLALMSPEALAEISSP from the coding sequence GTGACGGAAACTCAAGGCAATCAGGAAGGCCCCGGCAATCAGGAAGGCTCTGGCAAACGCGAAGGCGATACCCCGCTGGATTCCCTTTCCATTGCGGTCTTCGATGTTGATGCGCGCATTTTCCGCACCATGCGCGACTATTTCCTCAAGCCGGTGACCGTCGCCACCGCCGGGATCGAGCGCGACTATACGCGCTATCTGTCACCGATCCGCGTCTTCATCGCGCTCTTCTCCTTCCAGTTTGTCGCGGCGGCCCTGTTTGGCACTCCGGTGACCGCGACGATCGAGTCGATGACAGCCACGGACCCCGACATTGATGTCGCGGCCTGGCTGGCAACGACGCGCATGGACTTTGACACGCCGCTCACCCTGGAAAGGGTCGAGTCCGAGTTGAGGGCCGTCCAGTCGCTCACCTTGTGGCCACTCACCGTCCTGTCCTCCCTGCCCTACCTGATCGCGCTCAAGCTTTTCCGGCCCTCGTTTCCGATCTGGGGGCATGTGCAAATCTATCTTACCGTCACCAATGTCAGCTTCATTGTGATGATCGCCCTGATCCCCCTGCATACGATGGGCGGGGCCGGCATGGCGATCGGCATGGGGATCGCGCTGACTGTGTTCTACGTATATGCCGGCATCCTGCTGGCCCGACTTTACGGCAAATCGGTAACAGCCCTGATTTTGCGCCTCGCCGGACTTGTCGCCCTTTTACCCATCACCATGCTGATCACGATGATCGGAACCTACATCACGATCGACTGGGTGCTTGGAAACTCATTTGGCCTGGACCTCCTGGCCCTGATGTCGCCAGAGGCGCTTGCCGAAATATCCTCACCATAA
- a CDS encoding DUF3667 domain-containing protein, whose amino-acid sequence MTSQGQGDGGVDDKVGKTRVLEDVLDEVLSFNYRSLRTLRDIFLRPGTVALAFLDGDRKRYTPPMRVWFGVLTWMFLLSMVWGGWGEIIWRISGDGAAFGDAVREGRRDMDAVRAAISTMAALLYVPIEALLVLPGVIALKSMRKGINFLRSTQCYFIPVTAGAVSSTLVLIASSIWPDILKWAFPINTGIFVLIAAQVVHAGFSSGIAGLIGKTVLLTAVVTALSMLARMLTLVISIFWALAQVPPVS is encoded by the coding sequence ATGACGAGCCAGGGCCAGGGAGACGGGGGCGTTGACGACAAGGTCGGCAAGACCCGCGTCCTCGAGGACGTGCTCGACGAGGTACTGAGCTTCAATTACCGAAGCCTACGCACCTTGCGGGACATCTTCCTGCGCCCCGGCACCGTCGCCCTGGCTTTCCTCGACGGCGACAGGAAGCGCTACACACCGCCCATGCGCGTCTGGTTCGGCGTGCTGACCTGGATGTTCCTGTTGTCAATGGTCTGGGGCGGATGGGGTGAAATCATCTGGCGGATTTCCGGAGACGGCGCGGCGTTCGGAGACGCTGTTCGCGAAGGGCGTCGCGACATGGACGCGGTCCGCGCAGCAATTTCCACCATGGCCGCCCTGCTCTATGTCCCGATTGAAGCCTTGCTGGTCCTGCCCGGCGTGATCGCGCTGAAATCCATGCGCAAGGGCATCAACTTCCTGCGGTCCACCCAATGCTATTTCATTCCGGTCACGGCAGGCGCCGTCTCCAGCACGCTGGTCCTGATCGCCTCCAGCATTTGGCCCGACATCCTGAAATGGGCCTTTCCCATCAATACCGGAATATTCGTGCTGATTGCCGCGCAGGTCGTCCATGCCGGCTTTTCGTCGGGTATTGCGGGATTGATCGGCAAGACTGTCCTGCTGACCGCTGTCGTCACGGCACTGTCGATGCTGGCCCGGATGCTGACCCTTGTAATCAGCATTTTCTGGGCGCTGGCCCAGGTACCGCCTGTCAGTTGA
- a CDS encoding GAF domain-containing sensor histidine kinase, which yields MKQSGTTERRLRRYNAELDRLMQVGRQTGDDVTAFMRVAVQSLTAMLQVERASIWLLRNDDTALHCECLHEAPDDRLSSEGILNALDFPSYFDAFKTARVIAADDARADPRTCEFAVGYLDVLDIHSMLDAQIRDLSGLRGVVCCEKTGEQRPWHEEDVAFAGAVAEYIGLAMELSERQRNADRLRESNEQLREAVLQAEQARTAAEAANRSKTEFLANTSHELRTPLNGILGGVTILRLGVGPAETTEWLDTIDRSGRSLLHTINAILDAAALQDGTLAVDVSRFDIGQAAAEAISVGGPANFRDDIVVQALDRGLMEVTADYRKTVQVLASLVENAFKFAGHAPRVRVEPGTAGTVRICVEDDGPGVPPGSETTVFERFSQVDGSSTRSHGGTGLGLAVSRELAELMGGELGYRAADSGGACFWLQLPDAASQDGSVN from the coding sequence ATGAAACAGTCTGGAACGACAGAGCGACGCCTGCGTCGCTATAATGCGGAACTCGATCGGCTGATGCAGGTCGGGCGGCAGACCGGCGATGACGTGACCGCCTTCATGCGCGTTGCCGTCCAGTCGCTGACCGCCATGTTGCAGGTCGAGCGGGCCAGTATCTGGTTGCTCCGGAATGATGACACCGCCCTGCACTGCGAATGCCTGCACGAGGCGCCGGATGACCGCTTGTCGAGCGAGGGCATCCTGAATGCACTCGATTTTCCTTCTTATTTCGATGCCTTCAAGACCGCGCGCGTGATCGCGGCGGATGATGCGCGAGCAGACCCGCGAACCTGCGAGTTCGCGGTCGGTTATCTGGATGTGCTCGACATCCACTCGATGCTCGATGCCCAGATCCGTGACCTCAGCGGACTGCGCGGCGTGGTTTGCTGTGAGAAGACCGGCGAACAACGCCCCTGGCACGAGGAAGATGTCGCTTTTGCCGGCGCTGTCGCGGAGTATATCGGTCTGGCGATGGAGTTGTCCGAGCGGCAGCGCAATGCCGACCGCTTGCGCGAGTCCAATGAACAATTGCGTGAGGCTGTCCTGCAGGCGGAACAGGCCAGGACTGCCGCAGAGGCCGCGAACCGCTCGAAGACCGAGTTCCTGGCCAATACATCGCATGAATTGCGGACACCGCTGAATGGCATTCTAGGCGGGGTCACAATTCTCCGTCTTGGTGTCGGGCCGGCAGAAACCACAGAATGGCTGGACACGATTGACCGGTCCGGCCGCTCCTTGTTGCACACCATCAATGCCATTCTGGATGCCGCGGCCCTCCAGGATGGAACCCTCGCAGTGGACGTGAGCCGGTTCGATATCGGGCAGGCCGCCGCCGAAGCGATCAGCGTGGGTGGTCCGGCGAATTTTCGTGACGATATTGTTGTGCAGGCGCTTGATCGCGGCCTGATGGAGGTCACAGCTGATTACCGTAAGACCGTGCAGGTTCTGGCCAGTCTCGTCGAGAACGCGTTCAAGTTTGCCGGGCATGCGCCACGGGTCAGGGTCGAGCCCGGCACGGCCGGCACGGTCCGAATTTGCGTCGAGGATGACGGCCCGGGCGTGCCGCCCGGCAGCGAGACGACGGTGTTCGAGCGTTTCAGCCAGGTTGATGGCAGCTCGACACGGTCCCATGGCGGCACCGGGCTCGGCCTCGCCGTCTCACGCGAGCTGGCCGAGCTGATGGGCGGTGAATTGGGGTATCGGGCGGCGGATAGCGGCGGCGCCTGCTTCTGGCTGCAGCTGCCCGACGCGGCCAGTCAGGACGGGTCGGTCAACTGA
- a CDS encoding response regulator — protein MRNRILIVDDDAVNREIFRWSLSGQCEIDELTSGVGAATRIVDVDYDLVVLDVMMPIVGGIEVVEDISRTRADLLPRILVVTAAMSQGLLEQLSPFPLAGVIERPYDPEQISKICEPFLNQH, from the coding sequence GTGCGCAACCGAATTCTCATAGTCGATGATGATGCCGTTAATCGTGAAATTTTCCGCTGGTCGCTGAGTGGCCAATGCGAGATTGACGAGTTGACGAGCGGTGTCGGTGCAGCGACGCGGATCGTCGATGTCGATTATGATCTGGTGGTGCTTGATGTCATGATGCCGATTGTCGGTGGCATCGAGGTCGTCGAGGATATCAGCCGTACACGCGCCGACTTGCTGCCGCGGATTCTGGTTGTCACCGCTGCGATGAGCCAGGGATTGCTGGAGCAATTATCGCCGTTTCCGCTCGCCGGCGTGATCGAACGCCCGTACGATCCGGAGCAAATCAGCAAGATTTGCGAACCCTTTCTCAATCAGCACTAG
- a CDS encoding HU family DNA-binding protein — MNKSDLAKAVAEKTGLSRAQAGEAVDSAIEAIVGSVKGNDSVQIAGFGTFYAKHREAREVRNPRTGETMMSKARTQAAFRPAAALKDI; from the coding sequence ATGAACAAGTCTGATCTTGCCAAAGCCGTCGCCGAAAAAACCGGCCTGTCCCGTGCACAAGCGGGCGAAGCTGTTGATTCCGCCATCGAAGCCATCGTCGGCTCGGTGAAGGGCAATGACAGTGTCCAGATCGCTGGCTTCGGCACCTTCTATGCCAAGCACCGTGAAGCCCGTGAAGTGCGCAACCCGCGCACCGGCGAAACGATGATGTCCAAGGCTCGCACCCAGGCGGCTTTCCGCCCGGCAGCGGCTCTGAAAGACATCTGA
- a CDS encoding NADP-dependent oxidoreductase, translating into MKSREIHLNAYLKGAPDPKYYDVVETDVPAPGAGEVLVRNLYISVDPYMRGRMSGVHTYIAPFGIGQVMDGGAVGEVIESNFDGLKPGDHVSSMHGWREAYTAPGAGLTKIDTSILPPQAFLGIAGMPGLTAYVGLKRMIDLQPGETLWMSAGAGAVGSSGIQFAKAMGATVIATAGGAEKCAFVKSLGADHVVDYKATDDLTAAITAVAPDGVDGYFENVGGTHFTAALNTLRRKGRIAACGMIQRYNDTSAATLPDNLTMMIGKSLTIRGFIVSDHADMFTDFVSDLGNWMAAGKIKPAETVMDGIENAPAAFSGLFTGQNTGKMLVKI; encoded by the coding sequence ATGAAATCGCGTGAAATCCATTTGAACGCCTATTTGAAGGGCGCACCGGATCCGAAATACTATGACGTCGTGGAAACGGACGTTCCCGCGCCCGGCGCCGGGGAAGTCCTGGTCCGCAATCTCTACATCTCTGTTGACCCCTACATGCGCGGGCGCATGAGTGGCGTGCACACCTATATCGCGCCATTCGGGATCGGCCAGGTGATGGATGGCGGTGCAGTCGGCGAAGTGATCGAAAGCAATTTCGACGGGCTGAAGCCGGGTGACCATGTCAGCTCGATGCATGGCTGGCGCGAAGCCTATACGGCGCCGGGTGCCGGACTGACCAAGATCGACACCTCGATCCTGCCACCGCAGGCCTTCCTCGGCATTGCCGGCATGCCGGGCCTGACCGCCTATGTGGGCCTCAAGCGCATGATCGACCTGCAGCCCGGCGAGACCCTGTGGATGTCGGCCGGTGCCGGTGCTGTCGGCTCATCGGGCATCCAGTTCGCCAAGGCGATGGGCGCAACCGTGATCGCCACGGCCGGTGGTGCGGAGAAGTGCGCCTTCGTGAAGTCTCTCGGCGCCGACCATGTGGTCGACTACAAGGCGACCGACGATCTGACCGCCGCCATTACAGCGGTCGCGCCGGACGGCGTTGACGGCTATTTCGAGAATGTCGGCGGCACGCATTTTACAGCAGCCCTCAACACGTTGCGCCGCAAGGGCCGCATCGCCGCCTGTGGCATGATCCAGCGTTATAACGACACCAGCGCCGCCACCCTGCCTGACAATCTGACCATGATGATCGGCAAGTCCCTGACCATTCGCGGTTTCATCGTCTCCGACCATGCCGACATGTTCACCGATTTCGTGAGCGATCTCGGCAACTGGATGGCCGCGGGCAAGATCAAGCCCGCCGAAACGGTGATGGACGGTATCGAGAATGCCCCGGCTGCCTTCTCCGGCCTGTTCACCGGCCAGAATACAGGAAAGATGCTGGTCAAGATCTGA
- a CDS encoding NAD+ synthase, giving the protein MTDRIILVTAQLNPVVGDVAGNLAKARAAHAEAKTRGGDMVVFPEMFLLGYPPEDLVLKPSAVEACRSALDALAAITRDGPAILIGLPWKQNSCLYNAVALLDEGRLVALRFKRELPNYAVFDEKRVFEAGPLPDIVKWRGIKLGLPICEDLWLGDVPRALIDKGAEMIITLNGSPWRRTIERERKQAFSGWFDSWASPKAMIFVNQVGGQDELVFDGASFSRDSEGREVQRLPAFEEAIDAVEWVRTDKGWFGAGGQIVSVKSGLEADWKAMTRALGDYIGKNGFPGVVLGMSGGIDSAISAAIAVDALGADKVWAVMMPSKYTSQESFEDAKACAEALGIRYDIIDVEPTIASFNAILSTPFKGTKPDTTEENLQSRARGVVLMALSNKFGPMVLSTGNKSEMAVGYATLYGDMNGGYNALKDIYKTEVFELAWWRNSANHQVGLGPVGQVIPERIITKPPSAELAEDQKDEDSLPPYDVLDAILYGLIEEERSVRELVADGHDEAEVKRIENLLYRAEYKRRQAPPGVKIGPKNFGRDRRYPITNRFRN; this is encoded by the coding sequence ATGACAGATCGCATCATCCTCGTCACCGCCCAGCTCAACCCGGTCGTCGGGGATGTGGCGGGCAATCTGGCCAAGGCCCGCGCCGCGCACGCTGAAGCGAAGACGCGCGGCGGCGACATGGTCGTCTTTCCGGAAATGTTCCTGCTGGGCTATCCGCCGGAAGACCTGGTGCTGAAACCGTCCGCGGTCGAAGCCTGCCGGTCGGCGCTGGACGCGCTGGCGGCGATCACCCGCGACGGGCCGGCGATCCTGATCGGTCTGCCCTGGAAGCAGAACTCCTGCCTCTACAATGCGGTCGCCCTGCTCGACGAGGGCCGTCTGGTCGCCCTGCGCTTCAAGCGCGAGCTGCCCAATTATGCGGTCTTCGACGAGAAGCGCGTATTCGAGGCCGGTCCGTTGCCGGATATCGTCAAATGGCGCGGCATCAAGTTGGGTCTGCCGATCTGCGAGGATTTGTGGCTGGGCGATGTTCCGCGGGCGCTGATCGACAAGGGCGCCGAGATGATCATCACGCTCAACGGCTCGCCCTGGCGCCGCACGATCGAGCGTGAGCGCAAACAGGCTTTCTCCGGCTGGTTTGACAGTTGGGCCTCACCCAAGGCGATGATTTTCGTCAATCAGGTTGGCGGTCAGGACGAGCTGGTTTTCGATGGCGCCTCCTTCTCCCGCGACAGCGAAGGTCGCGAGGTCCAGCGCCTGCCGGCCTTCGAAGAAGCCATCGATGCCGTCGAATGGGTCCGCACCGACAAGGGCTGGTTCGGCGCCGGCGGTCAGATCGTGTCGGTCAAATCCGGTCTGGAAGCCGACTGGAAGGCGATGACCCGCGCGCTGGGCGATTATATCGGCAAGAATGGCTTTCCCGGCGTCGTGCTGGGCATGTCCGGCGGGATCGACAGTGCCATCTCGGCCGCCATCGCCGTTGACGCGCTGGGGGCCGACAAGGTCTGGGCGGTGATGATGCCGTCGAAATATACCAGCCAGGAGAGTTTCGAGGACGCCAAGGCCTGCGCCGAGGCGCTGGGCATTCGCTATGACATCATCGATGTCGAGCCGACCATCGCCTCCTTCAACGCCATCCTGTCGACGCCCTTCAAGGGCACCAAGCCGGACACGACCGAGGAAAATCTCCAGTCGCGCGCCCGCGGCGTGGTGCTGATGGCGCTGTCCAACAAGTTCGGCCCGATGGTGCTGTCCACGGGCAACAAGTCGGAGATGGCGGTCGGCTATGCCACCCTCTATGGCGACATGAATGGCGGCTATAACGCCCTCAAGGACATCTACAAGACGGAAGTCTTCGAGCTGGCCTGGTGGCGCAATTCGGCCAATCACCAGGTCGGTCTCGGCCCGGTCGGCCAGGTCATCCCCGAACGCATCATCACCAAGCCGCCTTCGGCCGAGCTGGCCGAGGACCAGAAGGATGAGGACAGCCTGCCGCCCTATGACGTGCTCGACGCCATCCTCTACGGACTGATCGAGGAAGAACGCTCGGTCCGCGAACT